One window of Pseudobacteriovorax antillogorgiicola genomic DNA carries:
- a CDS encoding HU family DNA-binding protein, with protein MTQAELFDAIAAETELSKADVKRVFDAYKDLGYKHFKKNKLESDFVLPGFGKFKVSERAARTGINPQTGDKVKIPKRKVPVFRAGTELKTHIQPKKKK; from the coding sequence ATGACTCAAGCAGAATTGTTCGACGCGATCGCAGCAGAAACCGAACTTAGCAAAGCAGATGTTAAACGAGTTTTCGACGCCTATAAGGACCTAGGCTACAAGCACTTTAAGAAGAATAAGCTTGAAAGCGACTTCGTTCTTCCTGGTTTCGGCAAGTTCAAAGTTTCTGAGCGCGCTGCTAGAACGGGTATCAACCCACAAACTGGCGACAAGGTAAAGATTCCTAAGCGTAAGGTTCCTGTTTTCCGCGCTGGTACTGAGCTTAAGACTCACATCCAGCCTAAGAAAAAGAAGTAA
- a CDS encoding PAS domain-containing methyl-accepting chemotaxis protein, producing MASLLGPKMADSDEGSERSHQLCDALDRCQAVVEYNLDGTIRTANQQFLSTFGYALEELQGEDHGRLCPKAFASSIQHRHFWEKLNRGESDMGEYQRLNKNGQTVWLRGAYVPVFDDDGKPTGVFQIAYDVTVAKAKALADEGKAQALSKAQAVIEFDMDGQILNANDNFLQLMGYSLKDIVGSHHSRFVGDAEAKSPKYREFWDELRQGKFHSGKFKRHTNNGREVFIQATYNPIMDSEGRPYKVVKFASDVSDEMKSQREVEGRLAAIDLSFGVIEFDLSGNIRDANQNFLNLMGYKLPDVVGQSHKMFCEPSFAASKDYRDHWDKLRQGKFISGQFKRMNRAGEAVWIQAVYNPILDFDGRPVGVVKLASDITDEKNRELESQGKMNAISRSQAVIEFDMSGKIITANENFLSVMGYSLEEVVNQHHRLFVEPAYGRSADYRELWDTLNRGQFASGQFKRLAKGGKEVWIQASYNPILDEQGKPFKVVKFATDITEQKHRDSDYMAKIDAMDKSQAVIEFNLDGTIITANENFLKVVGYSLKDIKGKHHSMFCEPSYAGSMEYRQFWQKLNNGQYDQGEYKRLGAGGQEAWIRASYNPILDLNGKPKKVVKYATDLTREKKAYFELVDKFAQASVELGSAAEELSATAKQMTAGSELTSTEADRVAQASEEVANNVQAVTSSTEELSETVREISQKALETSKISDEAKNSAERAGTMISELNRASDEIGSVIKLISTIAQQTNLLALNATIEAARAGDSGRGFAVVANEVKELANQTADATEQITNKVNKIREVSGGSIGAIKEISGIIERVYANAATTAAATEEQASTAAEVTGLLEGSKQGVDDIVQNIHRVATSSRETYIGASDTLKAAENLAKMAVSLKELIRAVRDKEHQSHEKSAA from the coding sequence ATGGCGAGTTTATTAGGACCCAAGATGGCTGATTCCGACGAGGGGAGTGAACGCAGTCACCAGCTGTGTGATGCTCTCGATCGTTGCCAGGCAGTCGTGGAATACAATCTTGATGGCACAATTCGAACCGCGAATCAGCAGTTCTTGTCAACCTTTGGCTACGCCCTTGAAGAACTGCAAGGAGAGGATCATGGTCGTCTCTGCCCTAAAGCCTTCGCATCTAGTATCCAGCATAGGCATTTTTGGGAGAAGCTGAACCGAGGTGAGTCTGATATGGGGGAATATCAGAGGCTCAATAAGAATGGTCAAACGGTGTGGCTGCGAGGAGCCTACGTTCCCGTCTTCGATGACGACGGCAAGCCTACAGGTGTCTTCCAGATAGCATATGATGTTACCGTTGCAAAAGCCAAGGCTTTGGCTGATGAAGGCAAGGCCCAAGCTCTTTCGAAAGCCCAAGCAGTGATCGAGTTTGACATGGATGGTCAGATTTTAAATGCTAACGATAATTTTTTGCAGCTCATGGGATACAGTCTTAAGGATATCGTGGGAAGCCACCACTCTCGGTTTGTTGGCGACGCGGAAGCGAAGAGTCCAAAATATCGCGAATTCTGGGATGAACTGAGGCAAGGGAAATTTCACTCAGGTAAGTTTAAAAGGCATACTAATAATGGGCGTGAGGTTTTCATTCAAGCGACGTACAACCCCATTATGGATTCAGAGGGACGACCCTATAAGGTCGTCAAGTTCGCATCTGATGTTAGCGACGAAATGAAAAGTCAGCGAGAGGTGGAGGGAAGGCTGGCTGCCATCGACCTTTCATTTGGAGTCATCGAGTTTGATCTGTCCGGTAACATCCGCGATGCGAATCAGAACTTCCTCAATCTTATGGGTTACAAGCTCCCCGATGTGGTCGGTCAAAGCCACAAGATGTTTTGCGAGCCTAGTTTTGCGGCCAGCAAGGATTATCGTGATCACTGGGATAAGCTTCGGCAGGGTAAATTTATATCTGGCCAGTTTAAACGCATGAATCGTGCTGGAGAAGCTGTTTGGATTCAAGCCGTGTATAACCCGATTCTTGATTTTGATGGCCGACCAGTCGGTGTGGTAAAGCTCGCAAGTGATATTACAGATGAGAAGAATCGTGAGTTAGAATCCCAGGGCAAGATGAACGCAATATCTCGTTCTCAAGCCGTTATCGAGTTTGACATGAGCGGAAAAATTATTACTGCAAATGAGAATTTTCTCAGCGTCATGGGCTATAGCCTCGAAGAAGTGGTCAATCAACATCACCGACTTTTTGTAGAGCCCGCTTATGGTCGATCGGCAGACTATCGCGAACTTTGGGATACGCTGAATCGAGGCCAGTTTGCATCTGGGCAGTTTAAACGCTTGGCAAAAGGTGGGAAAGAGGTCTGGATCCAGGCAAGCTATAATCCCATTTTAGATGAACAAGGCAAGCCTTTTAAGGTTGTTAAATTCGCAACAGATATTACCGAGCAAAAGCATCGTGACTCTGACTACATGGCGAAAATCGACGCCATGGATAAGTCACAGGCGGTCATTGAGTTCAATCTCGATGGCACGATCATTACAGCCAACGAAAATTTTTTGAAGGTCGTTGGCTACTCTTTGAAAGATATTAAGGGTAAACATCACAGCATGTTTTGCGAACCATCCTATGCTGGAAGCATGGAGTACCGCCAATTCTGGCAGAAGTTGAACAATGGTCAGTACGATCAGGGTGAATACAAGCGACTTGGTGCCGGTGGTCAGGAGGCTTGGATTAGGGCGTCCTATAACCCCATCCTGGATCTGAATGGCAAGCCTAAAAAAGTTGTGAAATACGCTACCGATCTAACTCGTGAAAAGAAAGCTTATTTTGAACTGGTTGATAAATTTGCCCAGGCCAGCGTTGAACTCGGTTCAGCAGCCGAGGAATTATCGGCTACTGCCAAGCAAATGACTGCCGGATCCGAACTCACATCAACTGAAGCGGATCGCGTGGCTCAGGCTTCTGAAGAGGTTGCAAACAATGTCCAAGCAGTTACATCTAGCACCGAAGAGCTGAGCGAAACGGTTCGAGAGATTTCACAGAAAGCATTGGAAACATCTAAGATATCAGACGAAGCTAAAAACTCAGCCGAGCGTGCTGGAACGATGATATCTGAATTAAATCGAGCATCAGATGAAATTGGTAGCGTTATCAAGCTCATCAGTACTATAGCTCAGCAAACAAACCTTCTGGCCCTCAATGCAACTATCGAAGCAGCTAGAGCTGGGGATTCCGGCAGAGGTTTTGCGGTTGTAGCAAACGAAGTTAAGGAACTAGCTAACCAAACTGCCGATGCCACTGAGCAGATTACAAACAAGGTTAATAAAATACGAGAGGTGTCCGGTGGCTCTATTGGGGCAATCAAAGAGATTTCTGGTATTATCGAACGAGTTTATGCCAATGCTGCAACAACCGCTGCTGCTACAGAGGAACAAGCGTCAACAGCTGCAGAAGTTACAGGGCTTTTAGAAGGATCGAAGCAAGGAGTCGATGACATCGTGCAAAATATTCATCGGGTAGCGACATCGTCGCGGGAAACATATATTGGTGCTAGTGACACGTTAAAAGCTGCGGAGAATCTGGCAAAGATGGCTGTTAGCCTTAAAGAATTGATTCGTGCGGTTCGCGACAAAGAGCACCAATCCCATGAGAAGTCCGCTGCCTAG
- a CDS encoding SDR family NAD(P)-dependent oxidoreductase, producing the protein MNKFNLPKIHSTLIIGAGHGIGLSLVESLLDRAPEARIFASYRDATRSNKLMALAKQFSSRLKTYQWDPNSENNYKSFAEKIEAETQHIDLLINSIGFLHNSEFKPEKSLRDVNMDQLMESFRVNSVVTPLLARYFFHLLRHDQQSCFASISAKVGSIEDNQLGGWYGYRASKAALNMFLKNISLEFKRRNCNTSVLSIHPGTTITELSEPFIARTKLKLHKPEETATNILNVIDREAATGSGKFFSWDGKELPW; encoded by the coding sequence ATGAACAAGTTTAACCTGCCCAAGATTCACAGCACGCTTATCATTGGTGCCGGCCATGGCATTGGCCTAAGTTTAGTTGAAAGCCTTCTAGATCGAGCACCAGAAGCCAGAATTTTCGCCAGCTATCGGGATGCCACGAGATCGAACAAGCTGATGGCCCTGGCAAAACAGTTTTCAAGCCGACTTAAGACATATCAGTGGGACCCAAACTCCGAGAACAACTACAAATCTTTCGCGGAAAAAATTGAAGCAGAGACTCAGCACATTGATCTTTTGATCAACAGCATCGGCTTTCTTCATAACTCAGAATTTAAGCCAGAGAAAAGCCTGCGGGATGTAAACATGGATCAGCTCATGGAGAGCTTTCGAGTCAATAGTGTCGTCACACCTCTTCTTGCCCGCTACTTTTTTCATCTTCTACGCCATGATCAGCAGTCCTGTTTTGCAAGTATCTCGGCAAAGGTAGGTAGCATCGAAGATAATCAGCTCGGTGGATGGTATGGCTATCGTGCTTCCAAAGCAGCACTTAACATGTTTTTAAAAAACATTTCCCTAGAATTTAAAAGACGCAATTGCAATACATCTGTGTTATCGATCCATCCAGGTACCACCATTACAGAATTATCTGAGCCTTTCATTGCGCGAACCAAGCTTAAACTTCACAAGCCAGAAGAGACAGCTACTAACATTCTTAATGTCATTGATCGAGAAGCGGCTACAGGGAGTGGAAAGTTCTTTAGTTGGGATGGGAAGGAGCTACCATGGTAA
- a CDS encoding BLUF domain-containing protein — translation MIYRVAYVSTASHAFSEEEIQDLLVKARDKNKGLDITGVLIHRKGHFLQILEGPEQNVEELYEVISHDPRHEAVSMIHRQYDEDRIFKLGWYMAYKGFEEYSEDIRSLIEDMIYSKSGGETVDSRDELIELARSIKNVA, via the coding sequence ATGATTTACAGAGTCGCCTACGTTAGTACCGCATCTCATGCTTTTAGCGAAGAAGAAATACAAGACCTGTTGGTAAAAGCACGAGATAAGAATAAGGGCCTTGATATCACGGGTGTCTTAATTCATAGGAAAGGCCACTTTTTGCAGATATTAGAGGGGCCTGAACAGAATGTGGAAGAACTCTACGAAGTGATTTCGCATGATCCAAGACATGAGGCCGTTAGCATGATCCATCGCCAATACGACGAAGATCGCATCTTCAAACTTGGCTGGTACATGGCTTACAAGGGTTTCGAGGAGTACTCCGAAGATATTCGGAGTCTGATCGAAGACATGATCTACTCCAAGTCAGGTGGGGAAACAGTCGATAGCCGAGATGAGTTGATCGAACTAGCCAGATCGATCAAAAATGTTGCCTGA
- a CDS encoding penicillin acylase family protein: MVQKFPSTFKFFYISFLNLYLVSCSILTSNPEPLTTSQRMMAVKGGVAPVDASIKIYWDQHAIPFIEAKSESDGAFALGVVHGHLRLGQIMLLKHISQGRISELSGPIPQVATIDHGIRILGLKASAERSLEIMEPQTKRWLERFTDGINWYKAQLDDLPVEFSLFDLENDPLTTLDMMTIARLASADLTWGVYLRFLKLAEKQGWEKAYQVFLNKKQFDIASFQNKTATELSELIMKLSRSGSNSIVVHKDHAASTGALIANDPHVGLFLPNFWLIAGIKTPQFHSVGLMIPGLPFFGLGRNQNISWGGTNMRGISSHLYDVSQMPAEQIKVRKETLKRRWWWSREVEIRETPVGPILSDLDYFDQDKIPVVAINWLGRQGSDELTAFLKANKAKNWEEFSKAFHDYRVSAQNMVYADKNGNIGMVLAYGQPVLKDPSETLKLIKEPNNKIQGVLTPRDLPKAYNPKSGLLASANNQPFTSPPIPIAHGYAPNDRHERMIELLKDKSKVTLEDLKELQGDVYSQSAFQLKQTWARRLDEIPQLKDYSLIKALISWDGKYNASSAGAVAFEILSYQAWQSYVEDFASRPTLQAYLTGYGGWKPILSKWLDELDGDRFKSLAEIWLPSSQEHWHEGQTWGDIHIQTMQSPLGMLPLVGERFRFRQYGADGGNDTLFKTGRVFSPKQESVTYGASSRHISDMGDPDANYFILKGGQDGWLSTPNLTDQLDLWRNGEYIQVPLSMSKVRSTFNTHVTVIKPMSH, encoded by the coding sequence TTGGTACAAAAGTTCCCTTCTACTTTTAAATTCTTTTACATTTCTTTTCTTAATCTTTATTTGGTTTCCTGTAGTATTCTTACCAGCAACCCCGAGCCTCTCACCACAAGCCAACGAATGATGGCAGTCAAAGGAGGAGTAGCTCCCGTAGATGCTAGCATTAAGATCTACTGGGATCAGCACGCCATCCCCTTTATCGAAGCAAAATCAGAGAGCGATGGCGCCTTTGCTTTGGGTGTGGTTCATGGTCACCTCCGGCTGGGCCAAATCATGCTACTCAAACATATCAGCCAAGGCCGCATCTCCGAACTCTCTGGACCAATTCCTCAAGTAGCAACCATCGATCATGGAATCCGAATTCTAGGACTCAAAGCAAGCGCTGAAAGATCTTTGGAGATTATGGAGCCTCAAACGAAACGTTGGCTAGAGAGGTTTACTGATGGAATCAACTGGTATAAAGCTCAGCTTGATGACTTACCTGTTGAGTTCAGCTTATTTGACCTTGAAAACGATCCGCTGACCACCCTCGATATGATGACAATTGCTCGCCTTGCATCGGCGGATCTTACTTGGGGGGTCTACCTTCGATTTCTAAAGCTTGCCGAAAAACAAGGCTGGGAGAAGGCCTATCAAGTTTTTTTGAATAAAAAACAGTTCGATATTGCCAGCTTTCAAAATAAGACTGCAACCGAACTATCCGAACTCATTATGAAACTTTCGCGATCAGGTAGTAACTCCATTGTTGTACACAAGGACCACGCAGCCAGCACAGGAGCACTCATCGCCAACGATCCTCATGTCGGCCTTTTTCTGCCCAATTTTTGGCTTATTGCAGGAATTAAAACACCCCAATTCCACAGCGTTGGACTCATGATTCCTGGCTTGCCGTTCTTTGGCCTAGGTAGAAATCAAAATATTTCCTGGGGTGGCACCAATATGCGTGGCATCAGCTCCCACCTCTACGATGTCAGCCAAATGCCTGCCGAGCAAATTAAAGTCCGCAAGGAGACTTTGAAACGACGCTGGTGGTGGAGCCGTGAGGTCGAGATCCGAGAAACACCGGTTGGCCCCATTCTATCGGATCTTGATTATTTTGATCAGGATAAGATTCCGGTGGTAGCCATCAACTGGCTAGGACGACAAGGTTCCGATGAACTCACAGCGTTTCTCAAAGCCAACAAAGCTAAAAACTGGGAGGAGTTTTCAAAGGCATTCCATGATTATCGAGTTTCTGCCCAAAATATGGTCTACGCAGACAAAAATGGTAATATTGGGATGGTACTCGCATACGGGCAACCAGTTTTAAAGGACCCAAGCGAAACGCTCAAGCTCATCAAGGAACCAAATAATAAAATCCAAGGAGTGCTCACACCGAGAGATCTACCAAAGGCCTATAACCCCAAAAGTGGTCTTCTTGCCTCAGCAAACAACCAACCTTTTACATCACCCCCTATACCTATTGCTCATGGTTACGCACCAAACGATCGCCACGAGCGAATGATCGAGCTTTTGAAGGATAAATCCAAAGTAACCCTTGAAGATCTCAAGGAGCTGCAAGGGGATGTCTATTCACAGTCGGCATTTCAATTGAAACAGACCTGGGCGAGACGCCTGGATGAGATTCCACAACTTAAGGACTATTCTCTCATCAAAGCACTCATTTCTTGGGACGGTAAGTACAATGCTTCTAGTGCAGGAGCGGTGGCCTTCGAAATTCTATCCTATCAAGCATGGCAAAGCTATGTTGAGGATTTCGCGAGCCGACCGACCCTACAGGCTTATCTAACAGGATATGGGGGGTGGAAACCCATTTTGAGCAAATGGTTAGACGAGTTAGATGGTGATCGGTTCAAATCTCTTGCAGAAATTTGGCTTCCGTCAAGCCAGGAACATTGGCACGAAGGTCAGACTTGGGGTGACATTCACATACAAACTATGCAGTCTCCCCTCGGGATGCTGCCACTTGTCGGGGAACGGTTTCGCTTTCGACAGTATGGAGCAGATGGTGGTAACGACACCCTATTCAAGACAGGACGGGTATTCAGCCCAAAACAAGAAAGCGTTACCTATGGTGCTAGCTCAAGACATATCAGTGATATGGGCGACCCCGATGCAAACTATTTTATTCTGAAGGGTGGGCAAGATGGTTGGCTTTCAACCCCGAACCTCACGGATCAGCTTGATCTATGGCGAAACGGGGAGTATATCCAGGTGCCGCTATCAATGAGCAAGGTGCGCTCAACGTTTAACACACATGTCACCGTGATCAAGCCTATGAGCCATTAG
- a CDS encoding adenylate/guanylate cyclase domain-containing protein, which produces MKYPFYRLLTLACILPAIVFQGSYPIIPTAWYEDAIEQIYSLTLSYRHEKLRPSPVVIVEINEQTEQEFGWPLPRRVLAQALSRLALNGRPWILSLLQLQDTSDPHDEILEQMIRNYDRYIGSGLDIGSDGDIPESLYPLLRQSLVLSNNDAPIEALPLKFTESPQYVKAQKAFGLPPRYGTESSIYCAPFYTHTVGLEGGIVLPGSILWLLSHLSQSDFKTSFGLSSKRWQSENAFHVARKNCLSEPAVTTKEYFAKAQIPIVGLNSVLQGQISSLEGKVVLLASHKMRRFQGPGSWSAATEDRIIPEHHLTARFLDNFLSGRILFREPIELQSRTGILPLGLSLLLFITALLGNLPIALFTSLCGLGGLLAWSALQMIYNQTVIVPIHSIFYLLVSAAFLASLVLYLRFVRFKLINQSRHKLHETWNDVRSWQDLRGSWLAYLNNLGQVDGFEIQSKNKDLHEALASEKITKLAPMTSKELLPNRDFVELHRQRFSFILTIRIDRSFPELGEIRFQLQIPAWQQYAATELITSSLQELEKQWRRVEIEAQKQAHQMSLVFHSLKEDILSKFLTQSITSRFKEGADLDSKLQDLLTPHPIQASILQADIRGYSGLFQKMDSLEIAKLVKGYYETTVNEAQKVGQVKVIGDCLFIFIEDQEQNSVAQMVELASILVRETSRRNADRNGQPLNFGIAIHYGQAIVGNLSSDNCIDYTVVGPNVNQTARMEELTKDPQVRQLIGANGVLISVEAQEQLQDPRARQIDLHELGLQVRSFPDVQAVYYITAPTLINSNLDEAI; this is translated from the coding sequence ATGAAGTACCCATTCTACAGACTACTGACATTAGCATGCATCCTACCAGCCATCGTCTTTCAAGGCTCATATCCCATCATCCCTACAGCCTGGTATGAAGATGCCATCGAGCAGATCTACAGCCTAACTCTATCATATCGCCACGAGAAGTTAAGACCATCACCAGTTGTGATTGTTGAGATCAATGAGCAAACAGAGCAAGAGTTTGGCTGGCCCCTACCTAGAAGAGTCTTGGCACAGGCACTCAGTCGCTTGGCACTGAACGGTCGTCCTTGGATCCTTTCCCTTCTCCAGCTACAGGACACATCTGACCCCCACGACGAAATTCTCGAACAAATGATTCGTAACTACGATCGCTATATAGGCAGTGGCTTGGATATTGGCAGCGATGGCGATATTCCCGAATCCCTCTACCCCCTCTTGAGACAAAGCCTCGTCTTGTCTAACAACGATGCACCTATCGAAGCCTTGCCCCTGAAATTTACTGAAAGTCCCCAGTATGTGAAAGCGCAGAAAGCTTTTGGGCTCCCACCTCGCTATGGAACGGAATCAAGTATCTACTGCGCGCCCTTCTACACTCACACTGTAGGATTAGAAGGCGGTATCGTACTTCCTGGTTCGATACTATGGCTTCTCTCTCATCTGAGTCAATCCGACTTTAAAACTAGCTTTGGCCTGAGCAGCAAGCGATGGCAAAGTGAAAATGCCTTTCATGTGGCACGCAAGAATTGCCTATCAGAACCAGCAGTCACAACCAAGGAATACTTCGCCAAGGCTCAGATTCCGATTGTTGGCCTAAATTCCGTGCTCCAAGGCCAGATTTCGTCCTTGGAAGGCAAAGTCGTTCTCCTTGCCAGTCATAAAATGAGGCGATTCCAAGGCCCCGGCTCTTGGTCTGCGGCTACAGAGGATCGGATCATTCCCGAGCACCATTTGACAGCCCGTTTCCTAGACAATTTCCTATCTGGCCGAATTCTCTTCCGCGAGCCTATTGAGCTACAATCGAGAACTGGCATTCTTCCTCTAGGCTTGTCCTTGCTGCTATTTATCACTGCACTTCTTGGCAATCTTCCCATAGCCCTCTTCACGTCGCTTTGTGGCCTTGGCGGCTTATTAGCCTGGAGTGCCTTGCAAATGATCTATAATCAGACGGTCATCGTTCCAATCCATAGCATTTTCTATCTTCTTGTCAGTGCAGCGTTCCTAGCTTCCCTAGTCTTATACCTTCGATTTGTTCGCTTTAAACTCATCAATCAGAGCCGTCATAAACTTCATGAAACCTGGAACGATGTACGATCCTGGCAAGACCTCAGGGGGTCATGGCTTGCGTATCTAAATAACTTAGGCCAAGTCGATGGGTTCGAGATTCAAAGCAAGAACAAAGACCTCCATGAAGCCCTAGCCTCTGAAAAGATAACGAAACTAGCCCCCATGACGAGCAAAGAATTGCTACCAAACCGAGATTTTGTTGAACTTCATCGCCAACGATTCTCGTTTATCCTCACGATTCGTATCGATCGATCCTTTCCCGAGCTTGGAGAGATAAGGTTTCAGCTACAGATACCAGCTTGGCAGCAATATGCTGCAACCGAACTCATCACAAGTAGCTTGCAAGAGCTAGAAAAACAGTGGCGGCGGGTCGAGATTGAAGCTCAAAAGCAAGCCCATCAAATGAGTCTCGTATTCCACTCCCTGAAAGAAGATATTCTTAGCAAATTTCTAACCCAAAGCATCACCAGTCGATTTAAGGAGGGAGCAGACCTAGACTCAAAGCTTCAAGACTTGCTCACTCCCCATCCCATTCAAGCCAGCATTCTACAAGCTGATATACGGGGCTACTCAGGGCTATTTCAAAAAATGGATTCCCTGGAGATCGCCAAGCTAGTCAAAGGTTACTATGAAACCACGGTCAATGAAGCTCAGAAGGTCGGTCAGGTAAAAGTTATTGGAGATTGCCTCTTTATTTTCATTGAGGACCAAGAGCAGAATTCTGTCGCACAGATGGTTGAATTGGCGAGCATACTCGTTCGCGAAACCAGTCGCCGTAACGCCGATCGCAATGGGCAACCGCTAAACTTCGGAATCGCTATTCACTATGGCCAAGCCATTGTCGGCAACCTCTCATCGGACAACTGCATCGACTATACTGTGGTTGGGCCAAACGTAAACCAAACCGCTCGTATGGAAGAGCTAACTAAAGATCCACAAGTTCGGCAGCTGATTGGTGCCAATGGAGTCTTGATTTCAGTCGAAGCCCAGGAGCAGCTACAAGATCCCAGGGCTAGGCAGATCGATCTACATGAGCTGGGTTTGCAAGTCCGATCGTTTCCAGATGTCCAGGCAGTCTATTATATAACGGCACCTACCTTGATCAACAGCAACCTTGATGAAGCTATATAG
- a CDS encoding DUF2087 domain-containing protein — MKIDVLLNRLWDDEKRLQRWPRKQKQQFVCLEYVIDKVPKAKQYTEKEINRLIKAWITFEDYVRVRRQLVDFGFLGRTKDGSSYWRL; from the coding sequence ATGAAAATTGACGTTTTATTAAATAGGCTGTGGGACGATGAAAAGCGACTCCAGCGCTGGCCGAGAAAGCAAAAGCAGCAGTTCGTTTGCCTGGAATACGTGATCGATAAAGTTCCTAAAGCAAAGCAGTACACGGAGAAAGAAATCAACCGATTGATCAAGGCCTGGATCACCTTTGAGGACTATGTGCGCGTCAGGCGACAGCTTGTAGACTTTGGGTTCCTAGGACGAACCAAAGACGGCTCATCCTATTGGCGTCTCTAA
- a CDS encoding D-lactate dehydrogenase family protein, whose product MSEVDRLKTAVARFPEMSALPDSVIQFIVDQSEELRFETNQTIFEEGQDDPRLMILLSGQVETMRRNTDGTNTSIRYLKTGQFLGLTSFVTGASRSASAVARSSVAVRSIPFVELRSYLYNPRRDSDSLLQALLSHMGQKIRSKNQIIVDQRPPQVSQKTRVAFFDSQPYMKKPFITAGGEQFEFTFVEARLSAKTAPVASGHEVVCSFVNDTIDDDAAKILQDCGVGLIALRCAGFNHVDLKACQRYGLDVVRVPAYSPYAVAEHGTAMLLCLNRRLHRAYNRVREGNFKLDELVGFDLHGKTVGVIGTGKIGRIFVQQMLGFGARVLAFDKYPDPELEALDNVQYLSLAELLRSSDIISLHAPLTPETKHLIDGDAIRTMKEGVYIVNTSRGGLIDTVALIQGLKSKKIGGAALDVYEEEAEYFFQDKSTEGISDDVLARLLTFNNVLITSHQAFMTEEALDKITEVTLANIKEYESGKRGPELSNTVYS is encoded by the coding sequence ATGAGCGAAGTCGATAGGCTAAAAACTGCGGTAGCAAGGTTTCCCGAGATGAGTGCCTTGCCAGACTCAGTGATCCAATTCATTGTCGATCAAAGCGAGGAACTGCGCTTTGAAACCAATCAAACGATATTTGAAGAGGGTCAGGACGACCCGAGACTGATGATTCTACTCTCCGGCCAGGTAGAGACCATGCGCCGCAACACAGATGGTACCAATACATCAATTCGCTATCTTAAAACGGGTCAGTTCCTAGGTTTAACCAGTTTTGTAACAGGAGCGAGCCGCTCTGCAAGTGCCGTTGCAAGAAGTTCGGTGGCGGTGAGGAGCATTCCCTTTGTAGAGCTGAGGTCCTACCTCTACAACCCTAGAAGAGATAGTGACTCCCTTTTGCAAGCCCTGCTTTCCCATATGGGCCAAAAAATTCGGAGCAAAAACCAAATCATCGTCGATCAAAGGCCTCCTCAAGTTAGCCAAAAAACACGAGTGGCGTTCTTCGATAGTCAGCCCTACATGAAGAAGCCGTTCATCACCGCAGGTGGAGAACAGTTCGAATTCACGTTTGTCGAGGCTCGCCTTTCTGCCAAGACGGCTCCCGTAGCATCTGGTCATGAAGTGGTGTGCTCCTTCGTAAATGACACCATCGACGACGATGCCGCCAAAATCTTACAAGACTGTGGCGTTGGTCTGATCGCACTGCGATGTGCGGGTTTCAATCACGTGGATCTCAAAGCATGCCAACGCTATGGGCTTGATGTCGTGCGAGTTCCGGCTTATTCGCCTTATGCCGTCGCTGAGCATGGTACCGCTATGCTTCTCTGCCTTAACCGTCGTCTTCACAGGGCCTACAACCGAGTCCGAGAAGGTAACTTCAAGTTGGACGAGCTAGTGGGTTTCGATCTCCATGGCAAAACAGTTGGTGTAATTGGTACCGGTAAAATAGGTCGTATTTTCGTGCAGCAGATGCTTGGCTTTGGAGCCAGGGTGCTAGCCTTTGACAAGTACCCCGACCCAGAGCTGGAGGCTTTGGACAACGTTCAATACCTTAGCCTTGCAGAGCTTCTAAGATCTTCCGACATTATTAGCTTACACGCTCCGTTGACCCCTGAAACGAAGCATCTGATTGATGGAGATGCCATCCGTACCATGAAAGAGGGCGTCTACATTGTAAACACAAGCCGTGGTGGCTTGATCGATACCGTGGCGTTGATTCAAGGTTTAAAAAGTAAGAAAATCGGCGGCGCTGCTCTGGACGTTTATGAAGAAGAAGCTGAGTACTTCTTCCAGGATAAATCCACCGAAGGTATTTCCGACGATGTGCTTGCCAGACTCTTAACGTTCAACAATGTTTTGATCACCAGTCATCAAGCCTTTATGACCGAAGAGGCCCTAGACAAGATTACCGAGGTCACCCTAGCTAATATCAAGGAATACGAGTCCGGCAAGCGGGGCCCCGAGTTAAGCAACACTGTCTACTCTTAG